TAACCTCCAGATGCGTGAGCTGCACTCCGTCGAAGCGGGCGGTGTACTCGCGCAGGGCATCATCGCCGCGAGCTGCCACCTCGTTCAGGATGGCGCGCACGCGCGATTCTATCTCGGCATCCTCCAGAGTCAGCGAACGCCTCAGGATGGCTCGCACTTCTTCGCGAGATGCGCTATCGGTTGAAATCACGCGCATGGGGCATACTCCGTTTCTTGCGTCGGCGAAAAAGCAGGGGGCATGACCCGCCCCCGCCCGTGTTCACACGAGTATTGTACGCTTTTTGCAGGCAACTCGTCAACCGGATGACGGCTACGGCACCGGTACGGGTACCCCGCGCTCCTGCGACAGGTACGCCGCCTCACACATTGCCACCGCCTGGCGTCCATCCCAGCCGGTAAAAATGGGCGTGGTATCATGCAGTACCCAATCCACGAACGAGCGCAATTCGCGCGCGTACGGATCGCCGTATTGCTGCTGAGCCTCCTCTACACAGACCACCGTCTCCTTCTCGCCAAACCGTGCCCAGCGCAGGTTGCCGCCGAAGCCGCCGTGCGCAATCGCACCGCCTTCGCAGATGATATGCACACGATACTCACCCACCGCCGCCGACAGACTGGCTTCCAGGTCGCCGATGCCGCCGTTCTCAAAGTCGATAACGAGGTAGGCTACGTCCTCGTACTCCATCTTGCCCAGCAGGTTGAACATGCGGGCGTATACCTGCTTCGGTTCGCCCATCACCGTGCGCATGTAGTCCAGCTCATGCACGTTTGTTTCCAGCAACATGCCGCCCGCCAGCTCGCGCTTGACGCGCCAGCCGGAGTGAAACACGGTGGCGTATCCTGCGCGGGTGACCGCGATGGCTTTCGGTTTGCCTATCTCACCAAAGGCGATGATGTCCAGCGATTTCTGGAACAGCGGGAACAGGCGCAGCACCTGCCCCACCATCAGCTTCACGCCTGCCTCCTGGGCGGCACGGTTCATGCGGTCGCACCGCTCCACCGAAATCTCCATTGGCTTCTCCAAAAAGATATGCTTGCCCGCCTGTGCGGCTGCAAGCGTCGGTTCCAGATGTAATCCACACGGCGTACCGATGACGACCGCGTCCAGAGCCTCCTTCTGCAGCATCTGTTCATAGTCGGTGTAAAACACGGCGTTCAGGGCGTCCGCCGCGCCCTTGCGTTCGGGGTTGGTGTCAGCAGCTGCCACCACCACAGCATCCTCGAACTGCTGCAAGAGCTTTGCCAGATGCTCCGCCATACCCCCGATACCGATAACACCGAAGCGCAGTTTCTCCATTTTGCCTGCGTGTGCGTGGATGCACACAACCTCCTTTCCACTGTGGGTTAGTAAACAATTCGAGGCGTACCGGTAAGGTTCCTACGGGTGGACGGTGGGAAGGGGAGGAGATTTGCAAGGGCAGCAGGAAGGAATCGGCGAGAGCGGTGCGAAAGCTAGCGTAAAACCATGCTGCGAGGGCGCGATGCCTGTTGCCATCATTCACGATTATTTGAACCAGCTTGGCGGAGCGGAGAAGGTTTTGAACGTTTTCCTGCGCTTGACCTCCGATGCGACGGTATACACTTCCGTGGTAGATTCCGGTGTGCGTGCGGCGTGTGTGCCTCCGCAAGTGCCTGTTCGGTGCAGTTTCCTGCAGAGGTTACCTCTTGCAGTGGAGCGCACACGTCTGTATCTGCCTCTGCTGCCGCTGGCTTTTGAGCGGATGAGCCTTCAAGGGCACAGTCTCATCGTCAGCATATCCAGCGCGTTCGCGAAAGGAGTACGAGCGCCGTCCGGAGTGCCGCATCTCTGTTACTGCCAGACACCGATGCGCTTCGCATGGAATCTGGACGGTTATATGCGTTACGAGCGGGTATCTCCGATGACCCGGGCAGCCGTGCGGCTGCTGATGGCCTGGTTTCGACGCTGGGATATACACACCTCCGGGCGGGTGACCGAGTTCATTTCCATCTCGCGCACAGTGCAGGAGCGTGTCCGGCGGTTCTATGGTCGCCCATCGCGCATCATCTATCCACCGGTGGATACCGTGCTGTACCATCCTGTTTCGCCGCAGGAGAAGGGGGACTACTACCTGGTGCTGAGCCGTTTGCTGCCCTATAAGCGCATCGACGTGGCGATAGAAGCCTGTAATCGCCTGCGCGTGCCCCTGATCGTTGCAGGGGAGGGAAGGGACGAACCTCGCCTGCGCCAGATGGCAGGACCGACGGTGCACTTCACTGGCAGGGTGCCGGATGACGAGGCGCGGCGATTACTGGCTCGAGCTCGTGCGTTGATACTGGTTGCGGAAGAGGATTTCGGTTTGACCCCTGTAGAGGCAATGGCTTCGGGCACGCCGGTGATTGCCTATCGCCGCGGAGGAGCCACGGAATCGGTGATAGAGGGTGAGACGGGCATGTTCTTCGACTGGCAGCATCCCGATTCGCTGGTGGAAGCCCTCCTGAGATACTGCCCTCAGGATTACGACCCCATCCGATGCATGGAGCAGGCGAAGCGCTTCGATACGGTGCACTTCCTGACCGCATGGAGGCAGCTGCTGCAGGAGTATGGCTATCAGACCCGGGCGGAGGCGGCTTAACGCGCCTGCAGGAACCTGCTACCCGGCTCGGTAATCGGCTCGCCGCGCAGGCACAGGGGACATTCCTCCGGTTGCCAGGCTTCGACTACCAGCTGGAGCAGCGACTCGGTGCGCACGCCCAGCTCGACCTGTCCACCCGTGCGGTCTACCAGAATACCCACGCCCACCAGTTGTACCCGGTATGGCTCCAGCATCTCCAGTACCTCGCGCACCGACCCCCCAGTGGTCAGGATGTCGTCCACCACCAGCACGTGTTCGCCTTCGCGTAGGGTGAAGCCACGTCGCAGCACGCGCCTGTCGCCCTCGCGCTCGGCGTAGATGGCGCGCGTGCCCAGCTGTCTGGCAACCTCATAGGCGATAATCACCCCGCCGGTCGTGGGACCTATCACAACGTCAATGCGGTCATTGCGGAAGCGTTTTGCCAGCTCGCCGCACAGCTGCTGCACGTGGTGGGGATATTGCAACACCTGGAACTTTTCGAAATAGGTGTCGCTGTGCTTGCCCGAGCTCAGGCGAAAATGCCCGTGCAACACCGCGCCGCAGTCGCGAAAGATTTGCAAGATTTGCTGTTGAGAGAGAACCATGCACCCAATGCCTCTCGCACATACCATGTAGCCGCACCCTTCGGGGCGCGCCACGCTTTGCGCTGGCTACAGATGTTCGCGATGCAGTCACCGCCCGCGATTTCCATCGTGGGCGGGCGTCTGTGGATTCGTTGCGGGCGGGTTGGTTTCCTCTTCTATCTTGCGACGGACGGTGTCACAAAAGCGCTGCAGGCGTTTTTTGTCGAATTCGTCGGTGGCAAGAGAGAGTGCTCTGGTCAGGTAGGCATACGCTTCGCGATAGTCCTTCCGCGCGCGGAGGATAGCCATGCCCATCTCTTCGTACAATTCAAAGGATTTGGGGTTGTTACGAATGCCTTCCTCCAGCAGTTTCCGGGCATGTTCGTAGCGGTGCAGGCGACCGGAGAGCATAAAGCCTGCCACCTGATACGCCTGCACGAAGTGCGGGTCCAGCCACGTAATCATGCGCAGCATCGGCAGCAGGTCGGTGTCCTGTGCCCAGTCACCGTGGTGTTCGATGTATTCATGGTGGTACTGGTCGACTTTAATCCACAGCAGGTTGGCAAAGACGATGCGGAACTGCCCTGCCATCGCCATCACCGTGCGCAGAGCGGCGTTGTCGACGGAAGCCTGCTCCATCCTCGGCGCATTTGCCGAGAGCAACCCCTCCGACCACACGCAGGCGACAGCCAGAGCGGCGATGAGCACGGGCAGGCGTTTCATCCTTTGACCCTCCTGCGAGATAGCAGATAACTGCCTGCAGCCACCCCCAGTACCACCATACCGCCCAGCTGGGCGAGGATGTCGTGCCGCATCTCTGCGCTTTCCCAGTGGTGCGGCTCGTGGTGATGACCATGACCACCTTCTTCATGAGCGGCAGCGACGGAAAGGAGCAGGAGCATCGTCAGTGCAACGGTGACCAGCCTCATGCTACACCTCCCGCCGCCCGAAGTTCCAGATCGAGAGCGCCATGCAGGTTGCCGCATAGCAGATGCCGTAGATGGCTACCAGCAACAGGTAGTTTGCGGGCACGGTCAGGTCATGCACTAAGGCGTCCTTAAAGCGGAACGCCTCCATATTCGGCAGCACCGCGCTGATGGCAGTAATCGCCCATTTGGCTAAGCCGGTATTGCGCTCTGCGAGGTGGTGCAGATAGCCCATCTTCAGGCTGCCGAGCAGGTAGAAGAAGAGCGTCAGGGTGGCGGTCATGGCAGGGGTGAAGAAGGTGGAAAGCAGCATCGCCAGTGCCCCCACCAGTGCGACTTCCAGATAGGTAAAGGCAATAGCAACCAACGCCAGTTCGGATACGGTGCGCA
This sequence is a window from Bacillota bacterium. Protein-coding genes within it:
- a CDS encoding Gfo/Idh/MocA family oxidoreductase, with translation MEKLRFGVIGIGGMAEHLAKLLQQFEDAVVVAAADTNPERKGAADALNAVFYTDYEQMLQKEALDAVVIGTPCGLHLEPTLAAAQAGKHIFLEKPMEISVERCDRMNRAAQEAGVKLMVGQVLRLFPLFQKSLDIIAFGEIGKPKAIAVTRAGYATVFHSGWRVKRELAGGMLLETNVHELDYMRTVMGEPKQVYARMFNLLGKMEYEDVAYLVIDFENGGIGDLEASLSAAVGEYRVHIICEGGAIAHGGFGGNLRWARFGEKETVVCVEEAQQQYGDPYARELRSFVDWVLHDTTPIFTGWDGRQAVAMCEAAYLSQERGVPVPVP
- a CDS encoding glycosyltransferase; protein product: MPVAIIHDYLNQLGGAEKVLNVFLRLTSDATVYTSVVDSGVRAACVPPQVPVRCSFLQRLPLAVERTRLYLPLLPLAFERMSLQGHSLIVSISSAFAKGVRAPSGVPHLCYCQTPMRFAWNLDGYMRYERVSPMTRAAVRLLMAWFRRWDIHTSGRVTEFISISRTVQERVRRFYGRPSRIIYPPVDTVLYHPVSPQEKGDYYLVLSRLLPYKRIDVAIEACNRLRVPLIVAGEGRDEPRLRQMAGPTVHFTGRVPDDEARRLLARARALILVAEEDFGLTPVEAMASGTPVIAYRRGGATESVIEGETGMFFDWQHPDSLVEALLRYCPQDYDPIRCMEQAKRFDTVHFLTAWRQLLQEYGYQTRAEAA
- the pyrE gene encoding orotate phosphoribosyltransferase, with product MVLSQQQILQIFRDCGAVLHGHFRLSSGKHSDTYFEKFQVLQYPHHVQQLCGELAKRFRNDRIDVVIGPTTGGVIIAYEVARQLGTRAIYAEREGDRRVLRRGFTLREGEHVLVVDDILTTGGSVREVLEMLEPYRVQLVGVGILVDRTGGQVELGVRTESLLQLVVEAWQPEECPLCLRGEPITEPGSRFLQAR